In bacterium, a genomic segment contains:
- a CDS encoding BamA/TamA family outer membrane protein: MKKLSSPFLHILILFISLVTFYSIQALAKPLVKTPPAPEQKKEEPKKGKFDFFKNREFDIFPVPVWESRPDKGNTYGLMPVVLLSDKKDGAIKAILAVIGQYNSVFKVSGAALAYLYPTPESEITFYGEMAQDYLKEFALRYFNPHLTSKIYLETEAQLLHTPFGYFYGIGPTTKESAQSNFFSKNINLKAHTGYYLKPNLRIEGGFRFNDVRLHDRAVDDYPASLTLFAGNPKVTSAKNLKTDIGLVFDNRTNSEYSDKGTLASLMSSYSFDGFLSDNTFQALDFEISHILPIIKNRWKSVFRFHTQGVWGNNIPFYEQSAIGGPTELRSFVPGRFIDSSKMVFQIEQRIKVADLKVMGKKFSVNADPFFEVGRVFPSWNHINTNNWQPVGGLGIRAFVPPNVIGRIDMAYGKEGFEIYTGLGYPF, translated from the coding sequence ATGAAGAAATTATCATCACCCTTCTTGCATATTCTCATTCTTTTTATCTCTCTTGTAACTTTCTATAGTATACAGGCTCTCGCCAAGCCGCTTGTTAAAACACCACCTGCTCCTGAACAAAAAAAGGAAGAACCAAAAAAAGGAAAATTTGATTTTTTTAAAAATCGTGAGTTTGATATTTTTCCTGTTCCAGTATGGGAATCTCGCCCTGACAAGGGCAATACCTATGGGCTTATGCCTGTGGTGTTATTATCGGATAAAAAGGACGGCGCCATTAAGGCTATACTGGCTGTTATTGGCCAGTATAACAGCGTCTTTAAAGTAAGTGGCGCAGCTCTTGCTTATTTATACCCTACACCCGAATCGGAGATTACTTTTTATGGCGAAATGGCCCAAGATTATCTCAAAGAGTTTGCGCTGCGTTATTTTAACCCTCATTTAACTTCCAAAATATATCTCGAAACCGAAGCTCAACTGCTTCACACGCCCTTTGGCTATTTTTACGGTATTGGGCCAACTACAAAAGAATCGGCCCAAAGTAATTTTTTTTCTAAGAATATTAATTTAAAGGCCCATACAGGTTACTATTTAAAACCAAATTTACGTATTGAAGGTGGTTTTCGTTTTAATGATGTACGCCTTCACGACCGTGCCGTGGATGACTACCCGGCTTCTCTCACTCTCTTTGCCGGCAATCCTAAAGTAACAAGTGCGAAAAATTTAAAAACCGATATCGGCCTTGTGTTTGATAACCGTACTAATAGTGAATATTCCGACAAAGGGACACTGGCCTCACTGATGAGTTCTTATTCGTTTGATGGTTTTTTAAGCGACAATACTTTTCAGGCGCTCGATTTTGAAATCAGTCACATTTTACCCATCATTAAAAACCGCTGGAAATCGGTTTTTCGCTTCCATACTCAAGGGGTTTGGGGCAATAATATTCCTTTTTACGAGCAAAGTGCTATTGGCGGCCCTACCGAGCTCCGTTCGTTTGTACCGGGTCGCTTTATTGACAGCTCGAAAATGGTTTTTCAAATTGAACAACGTATTAAGGTAGCCGATCTAAAAGTAATGGGCAAAAAATTTTCGGTAAATGCCGATCCTTTTTTTGAAGTAGGCCGTGTATTCCCAAGCTGGAACCATATTAATACCAATAACTGGCAGCCGGTGGGAGGTTTGGGCATTAGAGCTTTTGTTCCTCCTAATGTTATTGGCAGAATCGATATGGCCTATGGCAAAGAGGGATTTGAAATTTATACTGGACTGGGCTATCCATTTTAG